From a region of the Alnus glutinosa chromosome 1, dhAlnGlut1.1, whole genome shotgun sequence genome:
- the LOC133867380 gene encoding uncharacterized protein LOC133867380: MAGIVRKKPAQQLMTIKQGPQESLRSYLLRFNQERLAAESQNEQFIHCAIYQGIRKDGALMADLARKPVARLQDFYDRAEEFVNQEETLRAFRETEEATKGSFGDRGRSKQGVVPSRKEFTQRKPVKRVENYSWTPVNAPAKEILMEIRKDPNYKDPSPIKGRPHPRNRHKYCHYHDSFGHWTNTCIALKEMIEKYIADGKLTRFLGKREELTARLPPDRLTGGQSSSGRDTHSGRPPYRHERRPARQPDRDFQAERARQRERSRSRSRQDGPGDFPEIQTIARGFGGGGETYSARKSYAREMREVSIYSVARPLKAAKREKLTIAFSDEDYKGVYLPHFDALVVTMVIANHKIHRVLVDNGSSADILYKSAFDLMKISRDKVSAFHFPLVGFAGEQVMPLGSIELQVTVGSPLPRRRFQSSSL, translated from the coding sequence ATGGCTGGCATTGTCCGTAAGAAGCCTGCTCAACAGTTGATGACCATCAAGCAGGGCCCTCAGGAGTCATTAAGAAGTTATCTGCTCCGCTTCAATCAAGAGAGGTTGGCCGCCGAAAGCCAAAACGAGCAATTTATTCACTGTGCCATCTACCAAGGTATAAGGAAGGATGGCGCTCTTATGGCGGATTTGGCGAGGAAACCGGTTGCAAGATTGCAGGACTTTTATGATCGAGCGGAGGAATTCGTGAACCAGGAAGAAACCCTCCGGGCATTCCGAGAGACGGAGGAAGCCACGAAAGGTAGTTTCGGGGACAGAGGAAGATCGAAACAGGGAGTTGTTCCATCAAGGAAAGAGTTCACTCAGCGTAAGCCCGTCAAGAGGGTCGAAAATTACAGCTGGACGCCTGTTAATGCTCCAGCTAAAGAAATCCTCATGGAGATTAGAAAAGACCCGAATTACAAGGATCCGTCCCCGATAAAGGGCCGACCGCATCCGCGCAATCGCCACAAATATTGTCACTACCACGACTCTTTCGGCCACTGGACCAACACATGCATTGCCCTGAAAGAAATGATCGAGAAGTACATAGCTGATGGTAAATTGACACGTTTTTTGGGAAAACGTGAGGAGTTGACGGCGAGACTCCCGCCGGACAGACTAACCGGAGGTCAAAGTTCGAGTGGACGGGATACACATTCGGGGCGTCCCCCGTACCGCCACGAAAGGAGGCCGGCTCGACAACCTGACAGAGACTTCCAGGCGGAGAGGGCGCGTCAGCGAGAGCGGAGCAGAAGCCGCAGCCGGCAGGATGGGCCGGGTGATTTTCCAGAAATTCAAACTATAGCTAGAGGTTTCGGAGGAGGGGGCGAAACTTATTCGGCCCGAAAATCGTATGCCCGAGAGATGAGGGAGGTGTCCATCTATTCGGTCGCAAGACCGCTGAAAGCTGCCAAGCGCGAGAAGCTGACCATCGCTTTCTCGGACGAAGACTACAAAGGGGTTTATCTGCCCCATTTTGATGCCTTGGTGGTGACCATGGTGATAGCGAATCATAAGATACACCGGGTCTTGGTGGACAATGGCAGCTCCGCCGATATACTATACAAGTCAGCTTTTGATCTGATGAAGATTAGCAGGGATAAAGTTTCTGCCTTTCACTTCCCTTTGGTAGGATTTGCTGGGGAGCAGGTGATGCCCTTGGGATCGATTGAACTGCAAGTTACCGTTGGGAGCCCCCTACCCAGAAGACGATTCCAGTCAAGTTCCTTATAG